Proteins found in one Carcharodon carcharias isolate sCarCar2 chromosome 8, sCarCar2.pri, whole genome shotgun sequence genomic segment:
- the lrrtm2 gene encoding leucine-rich repeat transmembrane neuronal protein 2: protein MGLHSKWPLGGPTTVALCVMSMLLKMLPASGTACPQKCRCEELLFYCDSQGFQGVPDNVSHGSIGLSLRHNSFDELQNDQFTSYSQLTWLYLDHNQITVIQADAFQGLYKLKELILSYNRIVRLANTTFSQLINLQNLDLSFNQITSLQPEQFHSLRKLQTLHLRSNSLRTIPIRVFWDCRSLEFLDISNNRLRSLARNGFAGLIKLKELHLEHNQLTKINFAHFPRLISLQTLFLQWNKISILLCGMEWTWDTLEKLDVTGNEIRTIEPHVFLTMPNLKILLMDSNKLTALDGQVVNSWKSLTHIGLSSNMWVCNKNICALAAWLSNFQGRWENSMVCASPEHTQGEDILDAVHGFQICSNLSATTTQIITGYTDSTQQSETTEYVTESMSTDSSTEDIENPTIETTAEDFLEPDNTLFTHRIITGTMALLFSFFLIILVVYISRKCCPPTLRRIRHCSMMQHRRQMRHQARQPMADLSTQVPYNEYEPTHEEGALVIINGYGQCKCQQLPYKECEV, encoded by the exons ATGG GTTTGCATTCGAAGTGGCCATTGGGGGGGCCAACAACGGTGGCATTGTGTGTGATGAGCATGTTGTTGAAAATGCTGCCTGCCTCAGGCACAGCATGTCCACAAAAATGCAGATGCGAGGAGCTGCTCTTTTACTGTGATTCCCAAGGTTTTCAAGGAGTACCCGATAATGTCTCCCACGGGTCTATAGGCTTGTCGCTCAGGCACAATAGTTTTGATGAACTGCAAAATGATCAGTTTACAAGCTACAGCCAACTTACGTGGCTCTATTTAGATCATAACCAGATTACTGTTATTCAAGCGGATGCCTTCCAAGGACTATATAAACTCAAAGAATTAATCCTCAGCTACAACAGGATTGTACGACTGGCAAATACTACATTCAGCCAGCTGATTAACTTGCAGAACCTGGACCTGTCATTTAATCAAATTACTTCTCTGCAACCAGAACAATTCCACAGCTTACGGAAACTTCAAACACTGCACCTACGTTCAAATTCACTAAGGACCATTCCTATAAGGGTTTTCTGGGACTGCCGAAGCCTGGAGTTTTTGGATATAAGCAACAATCGCTTGCGAAGCCTGGCTCGTAATGGTTTTGCAGGATTAATCAAACTCAAGGAGCTTCACTTAGAGCACAACCAGCTGACAAAGATTAATTTTGCTCATTTCCCTCGGCTGATCAGTCTCCAAACACTATTTTTACAGTGGAACAAAATTAGTATCCTGTTATGTGGAATGGAATGGACTTGGGACACACTGGAAAAGCTTGATGTAACTGGAAATGAGATTAGAACAATTGAGCCTCATGTTTTCCTTACAATGCCAAACCTAAAGATACTTCTGATGGATTCAAACAAGCTCACCGCACTGGATGGCCAGGTTGTTAACTCGTGGAAATCTCTAACTCACATCGGTCTTTCTAGTAACATGTGGGTTTGTAACAAAAATATCTGTGCCCTGGCCGCCTGGCTAAGCAATTTCCAAGGTCGATGGGAGAACTCAATGGTTTGTGCTAGCCCAGAGCACACACAAGGCGAGGACATTTTAGATGCTGTTCATGGATTTCAAATCTGCAGCAATCTTTCAGCAACCACCACACAAATAATCACTGGCTATACAGACTCTACACAGCAGTCGGAAACTACTGAATACGTAACAGAATCAATGTCTACCGACTCCAGTACAGAGGATATTGAAAATCCAACTATAGAAACAACTGCTGAAGACTTCCTTGAGCCCGATAATACTCTCTTTACTCACAGGATAATAACTGGAACAATGGCTCTATTGTTCTCCTTTTTCCTCATTATCCTTGTGGTGTACATTTCACGGAAATGCTGCCCTCCTACCCTAAGACGTATAAGGCACTGCTCCATGATGCAACACCGGAGGCAGATGCGCCACCAAGCCAGGCAGCCCATGGCAGATTTATCTACACAAGTACCCTATAATGAATATGAGCCCACCCATGAGGAAGGCGCACTGGTGATCATAAATGGTTACGGACAATGCAAATGTCAGCAGCTGCCTTATAAAGAATGTGAAGTATAA